From Apium graveolens cultivar Ventura chromosome 9, ASM990537v1, whole genome shotgun sequence, the proteins below share one genomic window:
- the LOC141686010 gene encoding uncharacterized protein LOC141686010 encodes MDKSWIFKDRDTLDYEIGVEEFLIFAEENASDPKRIPCPCKRCANFKKFAVKIIRGHLYENGFSLGYLDWIWHTQGFASRSSVNRNAPTPASTPAPALTSARAPIPSPGLTSETVNVCDAAYNSSEYNNESYQFRRFVADAEQPLYEGSECTKLKSILKLHNWKARFGISDSAFNDLLSTVGSLLPKDNVMPPNAYEAKKTLSDLGLEYIKYHSCPNNCILYRGVNVDASECPKCRLSRWKLGKDGKIRINVPAKVMWYFPIIPRFKRMFKSPSTSELMT; translated from the coding sequence ATGGACAAATCTTGGATTTTCAAAGATAGAGACACACTTGACTATGAAATCGGGGTTGAAGAGTTTTTGATATTTGCCGAGGAAAATGCTAGTGATCCTAAAAGAATCCCCTGCCCCTGTAAAAGATGTGCTAACTTCAAAAAATTTGCAGTTAAGATTATCAGGGGACATTTATATGAAAATGGTTTTAGTCTGGGGTACCttgattggatttggcatacACAAGGGTTTGCAAGTAGGTCATCAGTTAATAGAAATGCTCCGACCCCTGCATCTACGCCTGCCCCTGCACTTACGTCTGCCCGCGCACCGATACCTTCCCCTGGCCTTACATCAGAAACAGTCAATGTTTGTGATGCTGCATATAATTCGAGTGAGTACAATAATGAGTCATATCAGTTTAGGAGATTTGTGGCTGATGCTGAACAACCTTTGTATGAGGGTAGTGAATGTACCAAGTTGAAGTCGATACTAAAATTGCACAATTGGAAAGCTAGGTTCGGAATTAGTGATAGTGCCTTTAACGATTTGCTGTCTACCGTTGGCTCTCTCCTTCCTAAGGACAATGTGATGCCACCTAATGCATATGAAGCCAAGAAAACCTTATCCGACTTGGGCCTAGAATACATAAAATATCACTCATGTCCAAACAATTGCATACTGTATCGGGGGGTAAACGTTGATGCTTCCGAGTGTCCTAAGTGTCGTTTATCTCGCTGGAAGTTAGGAAAGGATGGTAAAATAAGGATTAATGTTCCTGCTAAAGTAATGTGGTATTTTCCAATTATACCGAGATTCAAACGGATGTTTAAATCTCCTTCTACATCTGAACTAATGACCTGA